One Nitrososphaerales archaeon genomic window carries:
- a CDS encoding TIGR00296 family protein, translated as MIRLEISESEGEYLVKIARATVESYVKEGKVMKLPDDVPQKFREKAGVFVTLNKIVKGRKELRGCIGLPMPDKPLIEGLIEAAISSAVDDPRFPPVRPDELDDIVVEVSVLTPPELIQVKSPKEYLSKIKVGRDGLIVRWKYGSGLLLPQVPVEYGWDVEDFLCHTCIKAGAPPDCWLLPETKIYRFQGIVFEESSPRGKVVRKELE; from the coding sequence GTGATTCGTTTGGAGATCAGTGAGAGTGAAGGTGAATATCTCGTCAAAATCGCCAGAGCTACGGTTGAGAGCTATGTGAAGGAAGGGAAGGTGATGAAGTTACCCGATGATGTACCACAGAAGTTTAGAGAGAAGGCTGGTGTCTTTGTAACGTTGAATAAGATCGTAAAGGGTAGGAAGGAGCTTCGAGGGTGTATTGGCTTACCTATGCCCGATAAACCATTGATAGAGGGTTTGATCGAAGCCGCCATCAGTTCAGCGGTCGATGATCCACGCTTCCCGCCCGTAAGGCCGGATGAGTTGGACGATATCGTTGTCGAGGTAAGTGTCTTGACACCGCCCGAGCTGATTCAGGTAAAGTCCCCTAAAGAATACCTATCGAAGATCAAGGTGGGGCGTGATGGGCTCATAGTCAGATGGAAGTATGGTAGCGGATTGCTCTTGCCTCAAGTCCCCGTTGAATATGGATGGGATGTAGAAGACTTTCTCTGCCATACATGTATAAAGGCTGGTGCACCTCCAGACTGCTGGCTCCTCCCTGAGACGAAGATCTACAGATTTCAAGGCATCGTATTCGAAGAGTCATCTCCCAGAGGTAAGGTCGTTAGAAAAGAATTAGAATAG